Within the Corticium candelabrum chromosome 6, ooCorCand1.1, whole genome shotgun sequence genome, the region CGACCAATTGATTGCACTCCTCTGCGAATCAATCAAGCTCTTCTCTCAAAGACACTGAAATATTGCCCCAATGGTTCAGGGCCAGGTCGTGATGGATGGAGATTCCAACATTTGAAATTGTTGCTTGAATCACAATTCTATTTGGAGTTGCTACTCACAACTTGTAATAGTCTACTAGCAGGTAACATCTCAGATTCAACGGCTCAAGCCTTGGCAGGAGCTAAATTGATTGCTCTGAAAAAAAATGAGAATGACATACGTCCAATTGCTGTTGGTAACTGTATCCGCAGACTTGTGGCCAAAGCAGCATGCTCACAAAGGAAGAAAGAGATAGCTGACTACCTGGCACCCCACCAATACGGAGTCTCAACTCCAGGGGGAGCTGAAATGATGATACACTTGATTCAACTCTGTCATCTTTCTCATCCAGATTGCGTTATACTCAAACTGGATGCAAGAAATGCCTTTAATTCTGTCAGTAGAAAGGTCATTTTGTCTGAAGTTTCAAACAACTTCCCTGATCTCTTTCCCTTTGTCTCTAAATGTTATGCTCAACCGTCTCAGCTAACAACGAGACTACATCAGTCAACTTGCTACATATCCTCGGAAGAAGGAGTTCAACAGGGGGATCCAATGGGACCCTTTCTGTTTGCCCTGGCTTTACAGCCGTTGCTTGTGAAGATAAACTGCAACGACAGTGGCACATTGACTCCTTCATATCTGGATGATATCACAGTCATTGGCCCGAAGGATGAGGTAATTTCCCTTTATAAAGAACTGAAAGACGACCTCCTCAGTATTGGTCTCGAATTGACTGAGAAGAAATGAAGCTTTTGCATTACATGGAATTTCTGACTGGAACTTGGAAATACCAGTAAAATCAGAAGGATTTGAAGTTCTGGGAACTCCAGTAGGAAGTGATTCGTATGTTGAGAGATGCTGTCTAGCCAATttgagaaagaaaagcaattACTATCCAGACTTCCATAACTTGAAGATGCTCAGATAGCAAATCTCATTCTTCGGTACTGTGCTGTCCCAAAGATAATGCACCTTCTTCGAACGATGTCCCAAGACTTATAAGTACAATGGCAAGACTTCATGACAGCGAAATCATTAACACTTTTGAGAAAATCATAGGCTATGatttgtcaaaacaacaacaacaacaactaacacTCAGCATCAAGAATGGGGGATTCGGCTTAACGGCATCCAGTGATACTTCCACATCAGCTTTCCTAGGAGCTTGGGCTAACACCTTAAACAATTTAGGAAACAGAGACAAACGTCTGGTTTCTCTCTGCGACAATCTCACTGATACCTTTGTTGATAGGCCCCTATCCTTAGCAGGAGATTTGAATGAAGCTTTGGAGGATCATCACACTTCCTGTACAACAACTGAGCCACTGGTTCCTTCTTTGCAAGATCTCTCCAATTGTTCAAAGAAATTACAATCTCGACTACAGTCaatcaaaaaagacaaacagttccATCAATTTTTACAGAACTGCACTACAAGAGAGGATAGAGCAAGACTGATTAGCTGTGGGGGACCCATTGCAGGGGTTTGGCTAGATGCAGTCCCAGTGTCGCAGAATTTCACTCTTAGCTGTGTTCAGTTTAGAACTGCAGCACTTATGCAACTAGGGGCAAGTCTTCCTGTACTGGAAAACATCGAGAAATGCATACCCTTGTGTGGTaaagacatagacaaacaaggctATCATTTGCTCACGTGCAAATTTGGAGGAGGTCCAATATTCAGGCACGACCGTTATCTGGACAACTACTACAACATGTTGCGGGAAGTAGGCTTCCATTGCCGTAAAGAACTGACAGCTCAATTCCAAAACAAGCAATGCCCAGACATAGCTAGCTGTCTATGATTTTCATGAGGGCAAGAAATTATTGTTAGACATTACAACAACACACCCTTGGGCACAAAATAACATCTCAGGGAGCAGCAATACGGCAGGATTTGCAGCAgtggaaaaagaaaaacaaaaggaCAAGAAATACAGAGAAAATGCCGAATCCCTAGGACACATCTTTCACCCAATCGCAATTGAGGCTTTCGGACGCTGGGGCCCCAAGGCTGAAGAGCTACTGACATTGGACATGCCAGTGGGCCAATTCAAAGCACAGTGGTCACGTCATTTGTCGGTGACACTTCAACGACTAAATTCGGACATAATCAATAAACGGGCATTGACAATTGTTGGCAAGAAGGAGTCTGGTACCAGTGGGCCAGCTAACCTTGCCAAACGagaatttagttttgacttttcataaatttatgttcgtgtgtgtgtgtgtgtgtgtgtgtgtgtgtgtgtgtgtgtgtgtgtgagtgtgtgtgtgtgtgtgcttggttgcattgtagtttgtattgtagtttgcgttgtagtttgcattgtagtttgcattttagttcgtgtcgtagtttgcttgtaatttgccttgtgcttttgatgacagttctgagaaatatatatattgtgagatgcatccctccaatacaatagtctagtgtactgtgagatacatccctccaatacaatagtctaacaAACTTACTGTGATCTTATGACTGTTTCTGGTTGACTTTGTGATCGAGATCGAGTCAGTGGTTTTTCAATCACACTGAGGTGACCCGGTGGATTCGGCCAACGATGAACGCTACTGTAAACAATCAAACTTAGCTATAACACGAGCCAATAACAAACTTAGTCTGTGCCAATCagcgtctgtccgtccattcgtctgtctgtttgttctctgtctatctcaattcctgtttgtctgtcaacttgtctgtctgtctatctgtgaaTCTGTCTATATCaatgtcagtctgcctgtctgtctgccctgtctgtctattcgtctgtctgtccatccattcgtctgtctgtctgtctgtctgtctgtctgtctgccctgaatatctatccatctgtctggctatctgtctgtctgtccgtccgtctgtctgtccatccgtctgtctgtccatccatctgtctgtcaatacatatattttcacacatcatcgctattacagtctaagacaattagaactaaaatcacaaagtctaaGAGCCCATAATGGGCTACTTTATCAATCTATCTAATTAGCAAGACACGGTTCAGTTGAGTCCTTTGATCGTACTActcttcctaattttttacataaaacattagcattgcatctttgtaaagctattgataaacAGCGACGCCAGTACGTCTTGAACTCTCTGCCATTTgatcttccatcttcatctgttgactggTGTGACAAGCgattgagaaagtcaacagcatcttgtccccatcttccaaaatgttcgaaaaccaAGGCAATGCAGTTAGAGGTGCGACCCCACATGTTCCACTCACCACCATATTTCTGTGCCTTTTCAAGCTCTCTTTTGgatgcagctgcaccatcttccaAAGCTGCTTGAGAAAGAATCTGTtgtgcccatgggtgagccaCAGAAATGTCCAATTCGATATCGCAACCAGATTGTGCATCAAATGCAATGATATCAGGTCTATCATTACTATTAATGTAGCAATTCCTTGGTTCCCTTTGGTGTGTCATTTTAAGTTGTTGTAGGCAGCTGCTCCATACACTGGACAGTGTTTCGTGAGTCCAGACAGGTCCGCCCCCGCTCTTGCATgttagaaggtgatagccaTCTCTGTCAACATCTTTTCCGCATTCACAGGTTGACACAACAGATCCCAAGGGCATTTCACAACCCAGTCTCAAGCGTGTTGCAAGACGAAACTCGCCAGGCTTTAATGCAAACTTCGCTGATTGTggtattgagtcaagccaCGCACCTGCTCCTGTTCCCTGAAGAGACCTAAATCTTGCAGAAGAACGCTTAGATTGAGGGTTTGCAAGAATAGAAGATACAATGTTGTCAgttctttgcaagttcaatttttgttgtaactTTTTAGTGTTACACATCAGATCAGCTAGAGATTTGTCTTCAGGTAGAGCGAGATGAAGCTGATGACTAATGGATCCAACAGAAGTACAACTTGGAATTGGACAAGAGATGTTCTTGATTGGACTAGTGAGATCTCCAAACAAATGAGGAAGACGACTTAAAGAGTGAGCCCAGCTGGATACAAATGCAATATGACACGTTGTTTCTATTGATGTCATCCCAAACCCACCATTGCGAACGGGCAAAGTTGCTTGCAGCCATTGGTCATTTTCTATATTGCGAAAACTAACCAATTGCAAAAAGGTTTCTTTTGTCAGCTGATCATGGAACCTAGCTGCAGACCTTAGCTGAGTAGGACACACTGACCGTGCCATATGATTAATGCGAGGCACATGACAGTAGCGTAGTAGTAACATTCCAGATTGAGGATCGTTAAGAGATGAAATCTGCTCACAAAGGCTCTGGCCTGATTTTGCGATGTCCAAACAAGATTCTGTGACATACTGCTGTTGCCCAATAGGGATTCCCAGGATGTCAATTCCAGATGATACAACTCTAATGGCCCTGTTGAGACAAGGAGGTGTTGTAAGACCATTGCAAAATAGCTCACATTTTTCAATAGCAATATTAAGACcaattttcttcaaactggaTTCCACATCATCCAGGCATGTAATAACATCATCCAAGGGGCCAATGAAAAACATATCATCTAGGTATGCTAGAACTCTAGTCGATGGATGGCTTTCTTGAAGATCCACAAGGTATGGGTGTAAGGCGACAGAAAACAGCATTGGGCCAAGAGGATCGCCCTGGTGAACTCCTTCCTGTGATTGCAGCAAGTGAGCATTGTGACCATCGTTGAAAACTAGAGGACTAAACTCAGCATACATTTGATGGACGTGACGGTAAATGTCAGGAAATATTTTTGCCACCTCAGGTAACAAGTGGGATCGTTCCACTGAGTTGAAAGCATTTTTCAAATCTGTCTTTAAAACAACCCAGTCAGGGTGAGCTTCAGCAAGCACACTGAGATGGTGAAGCAAAAGTTCTGATCCTCCCTCAATGGCTACACCATGCTGAAGGGGCGAGAAATAGGCAGCAAAAGACTCCTTCTTTTGAAGACACAGAACTTTGGCAGTAAGTCGTCGAATACATTCGCCGATAGCGATTGGCCTTACATCTCCATTGAGTTTGGGGAGAGCTATGAGACGTGAGGCTGACAGTAACTTTACAACACTCTTTGGAACGTCTCCTCTT harbors:
- the LOC134181610 gene encoding uncharacterized protein LOC134181610; its protein translation is MTSIETTCHIAFVSSWAHSLSRLPHLFGDLTSPIKNISCPIPSCTSVGSISHQLHLALPEDKSLADLMCNTKKLQQKLNLQRTDNIVSSILANPQSKRSSARFRSLQGTGAGAWLDSIPQSAKFALKPGEFRLATRLRLGCEMPLGSVVSTCECGKDVDRDGYHLLTCKSGGGPVWTHETLSSVWSSCLQQLKMTHQREPRNCYINSNDRPDIIAFDAQSGCDIELDISVAHPWAQQILSQAALEDGAAASKRELEKAQKYGGEWNMWGRTSNCIALVFEHFGRWGQDAVDFLNRLSHQSTDEDGRSNGREFKTYWRRCLSIALQRCNANVLCKKLGRVVRSKDSTEPCLAN